One window of Psychrobacillus sp. FSL H8-0483 genomic DNA carries:
- a CDS encoding Ig-like domain-containing protein gives MRITRKCIKKGFLPKILVVVFLMLNMVMPIMPLQHVGAEDTSNDPNVRHMTVGGNVFLGGKYIELGISPSGYFGTTVAAPKLAPDSGGFHTEGMYGNQLGMMVDGDGFDMGEPPTTGDFFLPGSPTEGFGLGYKQTAEGLPTVLANYNGGSPQIKNITTEDVSSGSTLKAIVKGTTPDGSLEITQEFWFEVNDKMFKTKISVRNLTETALYDIRYTRSVDPDQDLDKNSTFATKNSVISNPPSDGHAIVIAKGAVTEEPFIFGSADPSARAAIAPPLLLNPYDVNLWLEDGSKLLLGETISDTGIHLTFRIGDLAADETKTVEMISSLNPNLDEALEDVEKEVPASSVALDQSTLSLTAGGSTATLKATVNPDDATNKNVTWSSSNPNVATVDANGEVTPKAAGTATITVTTEDGNKTAICTVNVHSKEVIVSSVALDQSTLSLTAGGSTATLKATVNPDDATNKNVTWSSSNPNVATVDANGVVTPKETGTATITVTTEDGNKTATCTVNVHSKEVIVSSVALDQSTLSLTAGGSAATLKATVNPDDATNKNVTWSSSNPNVATVDANGVVTPKETGTATITVTTEDGNKTATCTVNVHSKEVIVSSLALDQSTLSLTAGGSAATLKATVNPDDATNKNVTWSSSNPNVATVDANGVVTPKAAGTATITVTTEDGNKTAICTVNVHAASSGGGGGSSTPSTNTEQISVVVETGELDKGTATSTVTIKRSTNANGQKRDEVTFAPDKAKETVEKAKQSGQSTARIIIPDTKDEVSQVEVKVPVTSTKQLANGALNLEIFTENARIIVPANSLEGLQQDLYFRVIPIKEEAKQKEVEDRARVEQVVKEAAKDKKVEVIGRPMKIETNLESRPVDLVLPLRDVKIPTDAKEREALFKNLVVFIEHSDGERVLVKPEVVDYKSGKVGLKFGITKFSTFTILNMENWDEYLKEQEKNKHYSYVFGYQDGTFKPGKNVSRAQMAALLGRVDAGIDSEKPVKTFSDVPNNHWAHAMIQKMDKTGLMKGYTDGTFAPEKSMTRAEMAVVVSRWLQLSGDVQPSTLSDIKGSWAKKEITLVEKAGIMKGMPNGQFQPNKALTRAEAVVIINRILKRGPLHDVKEPAWKDVPVSHWAFKDIQEASRDHSFTKDSNGTEKIVK, from the coding sequence ATGAGAATTACAAGGAAGTGTATAAAGAAGGGATTTCTACCAAAGATACTAGTTGTCGTTTTTCTAATGTTGAATATGGTTATGCCAATAATGCCATTACAACATGTAGGTGCAGAAGATACAAGCAATGATCCGAATGTCAGACATATGACAGTAGGTGGAAATGTGTTTTTAGGGGGGAAATATATAGAATTAGGTATTTCACCTTCCGGTTACTTCGGCACAACTGTGGCGGCTCCTAAGCTTGCGCCTGATTCAGGGGGATTTCATACTGAAGGAATGTATGGAAACCAATTAGGTATGATGGTAGACGGTGACGGCTTTGACATGGGAGAACCTCCGACAACAGGAGATTTCTTCTTACCAGGAAGTCCTACAGAAGGCTTTGGATTGGGCTATAAGCAGACAGCTGAAGGACTACCTACAGTGCTGGCAAATTACAATGGTGGATCCCCGCAGATAAAGAATATAACAACTGAGGATGTAAGCTCAGGAAGCACCTTAAAAGCAATAGTAAAAGGTACTACTCCAGATGGAAGTTTAGAAATAACACAGGAATTCTGGTTTGAGGTTAATGACAAAATGTTCAAAACCAAAATATCCGTCAGGAACTTGACCGAGACAGCCTTGTACGATATCAGATATACACGCTCGGTAGACCCAGATCAGGATTTAGATAAAAATAGTACGTTTGCTACTAAAAACTCAGTAATTAGCAACCCGCCCTCAGACGGTCATGCAATTGTAATAGCCAAAGGTGCAGTCACAGAGGAGCCTTTCATTTTCGGTTCGGCTGATCCTTCTGCAAGAGCTGCCATAGCACCCCCGTTATTGTTAAACCCGTATGATGTTAATTTATGGTTAGAAGATGGCAGTAAATTGCTGTTGGGAGAGACCATAAGTGATACAGGAATTCATTTAACTTTCAGAATAGGAGATTTGGCAGCTGACGAAACAAAAACAGTTGAAATGATCAGCAGCTTAAATCCTAATCTTGATGAGGCACTTGAAGATGTAGAGAAAGAAGTACCTGCATCAAGTGTAGCACTGGATCAGTCAACTCTGAGCCTCACAGCAGGCGGAAGCACAGCAACCCTAAAAGCAACAGTGAATCCAGATGACGCAACAAATAAAAATGTTACATGGAGCAGCAGTAACCCAAATGTAGCAACCGTGGATGCAAATGGCGAGGTGACACCAAAGGCAGCGGGAACAGCTACAATAACAGTTACAACAGAAGACGGCAACAAAACTGCGATTTGCACGGTAAACGTACATTCTAAAGAAGTGATTGTATCAAGTGTAGCACTGGATCAGTCAACTCTGAGCCTCACAGCAGGGGGAAGCACAGCAACCCTAAAAGCAACAGTGAATCCAGATGACGCAACAAATAAAAATGTTACATGGAGTAGCAGTAATCCAAATGTAGCAACCGTGGATGCAAATGGCGTGGTGACACCAAAGGAAACGGGAACAGCTACAATAACAGTTACAACAGAAGATGGTAACAAAACTGCGACTTGCACGGTAAACGTACATTCTAAAGAAGTGATTGTATCAAGTGTAGCACTGGATCAGTCAACTCTGAGCCTCACAGCAGGGGGAAGCGCAGCAACCCTAAAAGCAACAGTGAATCCAGATGACGCTACAAATAAAAATGTTACATGGAGTAGCAGTAATCCAAATGTAGCAACCGTGGATGCAAATGGCGTGGTGACACCAAAGGAAACGGGAACAGCTACAATAACAGTTACAACAGAAGATGGTAACAAAACTGCGACTTGCACGGTAAACGTACATTCTAAAGAAGTGATTGTATCAAGTTTAGCACTGGATCAGTCAACTCTGAGCCTCACAGCAGGGGGAAGCGCAGCAACCCTAAAAGCAACAGTGAATCCAGATGACGCTACAAATAAAAATGTTACATGGAGTAGCAGTAATCCAAATGTAGCAACCGTGGATGCAAATGGCGTGGTGACACCAAAGGCAGCGGGAACAGCTACAATCACAGTTACAACAGAAGACGGCAACAAAACTGCGATTTGCACGGTAAACGTACATGCGGCCTCATCAGGTGGAGGTGGTGGTAGTTCCACACCTTCAACAAATACCGAACAAATTTCAGTTGTGGTAGAGACGGGTGAGCTCGATAAAGGTACTGCTACTTCAACGGTAACCATCAAGCGTTCAACTAATGCAAACGGCCAGAAGAGGGATGAAGTAACATTTGCTCCTGACAAAGCAAAGGAAACCGTTGAAAAAGCGAAGCAATCTGGTCAATCAACAGCACGTATTATCATTCCAGATACAAAAGATGAAGTTTCACAGGTTGAAGTGAAGGTACCTGTTACCTCAACGAAGCAATTAGCAAATGGAGCTTTGAATCTAGAGATATTCACTGAAAATGCTAGAATTATCGTTCCAGCAAATTCATTAGAAGGTTTACAACAGGATCTTTATTTCCGAGTCATTCCAATTAAAGAAGAAGCGAAGCAAAAAGAAGTAGAAGATCGTGCGCGAGTAGAACAGGTTGTGAAGGAAGCAGCAAAAGATAAGAAGGTTGAAGTCATCGGTCGTCCGATGAAAATTGAGACAAATCTCGAGAGTCGTCCAGTTGACCTTGTGTTGCCACTTCGCGATGTAAAGATTCCAACCGATGCAAAGGAACGTGAAGCCTTATTCAAAAATCTTGTCGTGTTCATCGAGCATAGTGATGGTGAACGAGTACTTGTGAAGCCAGAGGTTGTTGATTATAAGTCAGGTAAGGTAGGCTTAAAATTTGGCATTACGAAGTTCAGTACTTTTACCATCTTGAATATGGAGAATTGGGATGAGTACTTGAAAGAGCAAGAAAAAAATAAGCATTATTCTTATGTATTTGGATACCAAGATGGAACGTTTAAACCTGGAAAAAATGTGAGCCGAGCGCAAATGGCAGCATTATTAGGTCGTGTAGATGCTGGAATCGACAGTGAAAAACCAGTTAAAACATTTTCAGACGTACCTAACAACCACTGGGCTCATGCCATGATACAAAAGATGGATAAAACAGGCTTGATGAAAGGTTATACGGATGGAACCTTTGCCCCTGAAAAATCCATGACGAGAGCGGAAATGGCAGTTGTTGTTTCTCGTTGGCTCCAATTAAGTGGTGATGTGCAACCTTCCACTTTATCTGATATAAAGGGAAGCTGGGCTAAAAAAGAAATCACGCTAGTGGAGAAGGCTGGCATAATGAAGGGGATGCCAAATGGACAGTTCCAACCAAACAAAGCGTTAACACGCGCAGAAGCTGTAGTCATCATCAATCGAATTTTAAAGCGTGGTCCATTGCATGATGTAAAAGAACCAGCATGGAAGGATGTACCTGTATCTCACTGGGCATTTAAAGATATTCAAGAGGCGTCCAGAGATCACAGCTTTACAAAAGATTCGAACGGAACAGAGAAAATTGTAAAATAG
- a CDS encoding TM2 domain-containing protein, translating to MSENTNSEKNFVAALLLCFFLGSLGVHRFYTGKIGTGILMLLTLGGLGIWSLIDFIIIAVGKFKDSNGKLIKA from the coding sequence ATGTCAGAAAACACTAATTCAGAAAAGAATTTTGTGGCAGCTTTACTACTTTGTTTCTTTTTAGGTTCTTTAGGTGTTCATAGATTTTATACTGGTAAAATAGGAACAGGAATTTTAATGTTGCTTACACTAGGTGGACTAGGAATTTGGAGCTTAATTGATTTTATTATAATCGCTGTTGGGAAATTTAAAGATAGTAATGGGAAATTAATTAAAGCGTAA
- a CDS encoding GTP-binding protein yields the protein MDNKTKIPVYILSGFLGSGKTTVLLNMLEHCKNKGQHPGIILNELGQENVEGHLFEDKKVVELLNGCICCTIQDDLKETMDNLIAEMDSSPLDVLFIEGTGVANPLEIQESLLSKPYIDQFEIMSIITVLDASHYLEYQSVFSSSAEVRKLMKEQMVCGSLLLLNKTDLIRSEQLDKVIQKITKIAGVETELVKCSYGQIEAGMLFEKRFQSISIGKQHSDIDHHHHHHSTVQAIKLEDFPAFQQKTFEKWLKQLPNNVLRGKGIVEIENSNQFYSFQYASKKVTFTPVPSTLNKKNIIILIGTGLNNEAMNSHCKQLLEGI from the coding sequence ATGGATAACAAAACAAAAATTCCGGTATACATTTTGAGTGGATTTCTTGGAAGCGGCAAGACTACTGTTCTTTTGAACATGCTGGAACATTGCAAGAATAAAGGCCAACACCCAGGAATTATTCTAAATGAATTAGGTCAAGAAAACGTAGAAGGACATTTGTTTGAAGATAAAAAAGTAGTTGAACTACTAAATGGTTGTATTTGCTGCACTATTCAAGATGATTTAAAAGAAACAATGGATAACTTGATTGCAGAAATGGATAGCAGCCCTTTGGATGTTTTATTCATTGAAGGAACTGGGGTGGCAAACCCATTAGAAATACAAGAATCACTATTGAGTAAGCCATATATAGATCAGTTTGAAATAATGTCTATTATTACGGTTCTTGATGCTAGTCATTATTTAGAATATCAAAGTGTCTTCTCAAGTTCAGCTGAAGTTCGGAAACTGATGAAGGAACAAATGGTTTGTGGAAGCCTATTACTATTAAATAAGACAGATCTAATCCGATCAGAACAACTTGACAAAGTGATTCAAAAAATCACTAAAATAGCTGGAGTAGAAACGGAATTAGTCAAGTGTTCGTATGGCCAAATTGAAGCTGGAATGCTTTTCGAAAAGCGTTTTCAATCAATTTCTATTGGGAAACAGCATTCGGATATTGATCACCATCATCACCACCACTCCACTGTACAAGCGATTAAGTTGGAGGATTTTCCGGCATTTCAACAAAAAACATTTGAAAAATGGCTTAAACAGCTACCTAACAACGTTCTGCGAGGAAAAGGAATTGTTGAAATCGAAAACTCCAATCAATTTTACAGTTTTCAATATGCTTCAAAGAAGGTAACGTTCACACCTGTACCTTCCACTTTAAATAAAAAAAATATCATTATTTTGATTGGCACAGGCCTTAACAATGAGGCGATGAATAGTCATTGCAAGCAACTATTAGAGGGAATATAG
- a CDS encoding TIGR03943 family protein, translating into MFRCWILLGLSFLFLHLHASGDISKYINLKYSSFSFLAIFLLFFFMLIQMYFTLKKDGNEDELTDICDCGIDHSKEGKSWKEWISYPIFIFPILTAFFLPVATLDSNIVAAKGFNFEVYNDKDPYGFHQFLEPDTSIFYGQDGYEEIMEEALGKYSNKDKVILNDQDFLYGMETIYKNPGYFSGKTIGFKGFTYVDKETGNVFLFRFGLIHCVADSGVFGMLLELPKDTTFQNDEWIEVEGTMDTIYYQPFKKTIPILKVEKINKIEEPEEPYVYRSY; encoded by the coding sequence ATGTTTCGTTGCTGGATTTTGCTAGGGTTATCATTTCTCTTTTTGCATTTACATGCATCGGGAGATATTTCTAAATACATCAATTTGAAATATTCATCTTTTTCCTTTCTCGCTATTTTTTTACTGTTTTTCTTTATGCTAATCCAAATGTATTTCACTTTGAAAAAAGACGGAAATGAAGATGAATTGACCGATATATGCGATTGTGGAATAGATCATTCTAAAGAGGGGAAGTCATGGAAGGAATGGATCAGCTACCCTATTTTCATCTTTCCCATTTTGACAGCTTTTTTTCTTCCCGTTGCCACTTTAGACTCAAATATTGTAGCTGCGAAGGGATTTAACTTTGAAGTTTATAACGATAAAGATCCTTACGGTTTCCATCAATTCCTTGAACCCGATACAAGCATATTTTATGGGCAGGATGGCTATGAGGAGATAATGGAAGAAGCACTAGGAAAGTATTCTAACAAGGACAAAGTGATTTTAAATGATCAAGATTTCCTCTATGGAATGGAAACGATATACAAAAATCCTGGCTATTTTTCGGGTAAAACAATAGGTTTTAAAGGCTTCACTTACGTTGACAAGGAAACAGGGAATGTCTTTTTATTCCGCTTTGGATTGATTCATTGTGTTGCAGATTCTGGAGTATTCGGGATGCTACTAGAACTTCCTAAGGACACTACATTCCAGAATGATGAGTGGATTGAAGTGGAGGGGACGATGGATACCATCTACTATCAACCGTTCAAAAAAACAATCCCTATTCTAAAAGTGGAGAAAATAAATAAAATTGAAGAGCCTGAAGAACCATATGTTTATAGAAGTTATTAA
- a CDS encoding permease has protein sequence MNNQLFLQFNTIFISILIESLPFILLAVIVSALIQVFVTDEMLAKVIPKNRFLSVLSASALGAIFPACECGIIPIARRLMAKGVPLHAAIAFMLTGPIINPVVLFSTYVAFGNSWKMVLYRGGLSFVVAFIVGIILSYQFKESQLKHTFIHQVSPKNITVKGKVLGSLKHMVDEFFSVGKYLIFGAIIAAAVQTYMKTSTLTSIGHGDYSSSLVMMGLAFIMSLCSSADAFVAASFRSTFSTGAIIAFLVFGAKFDIKNTLMMLGVFKTKFVFFLFIYTAILVFLGSLLITNL, from the coding sequence ATGAATAATCAATTATTTTTACAGTTTAATACCATTTTTATTAGTATATTAATTGAATCTTTACCTTTTATCTTATTAGCGGTAATTGTTTCGGCTTTGATTCAAGTATTTGTGACAGATGAAATGCTTGCTAAAGTTATTCCTAAAAATAGATTCCTTTCTGTTTTATCCGCTAGTGCGCTCGGTGCGATTTTCCCTGCATGTGAATGTGGGATTATTCCTATCGCTCGGCGATTAATGGCGAAGGGAGTCCCACTCCATGCAGCTATTGCGTTCATGCTTACGGGACCTATTATTAATCCAGTTGTTTTATTCTCCACATATGTGGCTTTTGGGAACAGTTGGAAAATGGTGCTATATCGAGGTGGTCTTTCATTTGTTGTGGCCTTTATAGTAGGAATAATTCTTTCCTATCAATTTAAGGAATCTCAGTTGAAGCATACGTTCATACATCAAGTTTCCCCTAAAAATATAACGGTGAAAGGAAAAGTGCTCGGAAGTTTAAAACATATGGTAGATGAGTTTTTCTCTGTTGGGAAGTATTTGATATTCGGCGCCATAATTGCTGCAGCTGTGCAAACATACATGAAAACATCCACCCTAACATCCATTGGACATGGGGATTACTCTTCTTCACTTGTCATGATGGGCTTAGCGTTTATTATGTCACTCTGTTCATCTGCTGATGCATTTGTTGCTGCTTCGTTTAGAAGTACATTTTCAACTGGAGCAATAATTGCGTTTCTCGTTTTTGGTGCAAAGTTTGATATAAAAAACACATTAATGATGCTAGGTGTGTTCAAAACAAAGTTCGTTTTTTTCTTATTCATTTATACAGCAATTCTAGTATTTCTTGGATCTCTGTTAATTACGAACTTATAG
- a CDS encoding serine hydrolase domain-containing protein — MNRSKYKLNQITDYINEIIKNQQGVGLSVAIVKDSDIIYSKGFGYSQIQPVNRPIDGETLMSIQSISKNFMALSIMQLVEKNLISLDHTIVKYLPYFRTKNKEHSDTITIRHLLSHTAGFPSNLGIANMIAPNVREIFSDTATEFQEALDYYNLTEEEISSIQTRDDITKWFKKVELEYPVGMGWNYCTDAYVILADLFEKVTGYNWETSLRDEILTPLNMNRTTSNSRIVEKDKNSARYYLGQDKIETPFPINPISAPIGYLYSTANDLGKYILFHLNKESKVLRSNLIEKMQNPIHLVSEEWRFDSDIRSYGLAWFTDKYRGFRIVEHGGGQLAVRSLMSMVPELNLGVVVLLNFDGTIHHDICKKIIDIFIDERG; from the coding sequence ATGAATCGATCTAAATACAAACTAAATCAAATAACAGATTATATTAATGAAATTATTAAAAATCAGCAGGGAGTTGGATTGAGCGTTGCAATTGTTAAAGACTCAGACATTATCTATTCTAAAGGTTTTGGGTACTCTCAGATTCAACCTGTAAACCGGCCTATTGATGGTGAAACATTGATGAGCATTCAAAGTATTTCTAAGAATTTTATGGCACTTTCTATTATGCAGCTTGTTGAAAAGAACTTGATTTCATTGGATCATACTATTGTTAAATATTTGCCATACTTCAGAACAAAAAATAAAGAACATAGTGACACCATCACGATTCGTCATCTGCTATCCCATACGGCTGGGTTTCCTTCAAACTTAGGGATTGCCAATATGATCGCTCCTAATGTAAGAGAAATTTTTTCAGATACAGCCACAGAATTTCAAGAAGCATTAGATTATTATAACCTTACTGAAGAAGAGATTAGCAGTATACAAACTCGAGATGATATAACCAAGTGGTTTAAAAAAGTTGAGTTGGAGTATCCAGTAGGGATGGGGTGGAATTATTGCACAGATGCGTATGTGATACTTGCTGATTTGTTTGAAAAAGTGACAGGTTACAATTGGGAAACCTCTCTTAGAGATGAAATTCTTACCCCCTTGAATATGAATCGAACAACTAGTAATTCACGAATAGTCGAAAAAGATAAGAACAGTGCTAGATATTATTTAGGCCAGGATAAAATAGAAACTCCTTTTCCAATAAACCCAATCTCAGCTCCAATTGGTTACTTGTATTCAACCGCAAATGATTTAGGAAAATATATACTATTCCATTTGAATAAAGAATCCAAAGTTTTACGTTCAAATTTAATTGAAAAAATGCAAAATCCTATTCATCTTGTCAGTGAGGAATGGCGGTTCGATAGTGATATCAGAAGCTACGGACTCGCATGGTTTACTGATAAATATAGAGGATTTAGAATAGTAGAACATGGGGGCGGTCAACTAGCTGTAAGATCACTGATGTCAATGGTACCTGAACTAAATTTAGGAGTAGTGGTCTTACTAAATTTTGACGGGACCATTCATCATGATATTTGTAAAAAAATCATAGATATTTTCATTGATGAAAGGGGCTAA
- a CDS encoding N-acetyltransferase, with protein sequence MIKDNIQVSLRTGDLDDAEAVLEIQREVVSENEFMISVLEEFEETTEQQRSWIQKILENKRETIIVAEIKGKVIGLIVFRSKNTKRIAHTGYFTTMLKKDYRDMGIGKLLIKELLNWAEQNPLIEKVSLGVLSTNQRAIALYKSVGFVEEGRKVKEVKFSEDLYVDDILMYKLV encoded by the coding sequence ATGATAAAAGATAATATTCAAGTCTCCCTAAGAACAGGAGATTTAGATGATGCAGAAGCCGTGTTAGAAATTCAAAGGGAAGTTGTTTCAGAAAACGAATTTATGATTTCTGTTTTAGAAGAATTTGAAGAGACAACGGAGCAACAAAGAAGTTGGATACAGAAAATTTTAGAAAATAAAAGAGAAACAATAATTGTGGCAGAAATTAAAGGGAAAGTTATTGGTTTGATTGTATTTCGGTCAAAAAATACCAAAAGGATTGCTCATACTGGTTATTTTACGACTATGTTAAAGAAAGATTATCGAGATATGGGTATTGGAAAACTCCTTATTAAAGAACTTTTAAACTGGGCAGAACAGAACCCTTTAATTGAGAAAGTAAGTTTAGGGGTTTTATCAACAAATCAGAGGGCAATTGCCTTATACAAAAGTGTGGGATTTGTAGAGGAAGGACGTAAAGTTAAAGAAGTTAAGTTTAGCGAGGACTTATATGTAGATGACATTCTTATGTATAAATTGGTTTAA
- a CDS encoding TMEM128 family protein yields MVGLLNLGSLVLGLIAWILPVVNIMQYKKHGHRNWVALSVMSISACAISLCFQIFYNHHLVKIKDWSALADTTEAVVFVGTVLLIVTIILNTITLIVYRDRTAK; encoded by the coding sequence ATGGTTGGTTTGCTTAATCTTGGCAGTCTAGTACTTGGACTAATTGCTTGGATACTTCCTGTTGTTAATATCATGCAATATAAAAAACATGGCCATAGGAATTGGGTCGCTCTTTCTGTTATGAGCATTAGTGCTTGTGCTATTTCGCTATGTTTCCAGATTTTCTATAATCATCATCTGGTAAAAATTAAGGATTGGTCTGCTCTTGCGGACACAACAGAGGCTGTGGTGTTTGTCGGAACAGTACTTCTCATTGTTACCATCATTTTAAATACAATTACTCTGATTGTATATCGTGACAGAACAGCAAAGTAG
- a CDS encoding ATP-binding protein, with amino-acid sequence MKRIVIITVGKTHSGKTTFAKALEQELNNSVVIDQDNHAEFINTYYKNLLPKQGTNTIKYAITQTIVDYAVEQTNYHLILCNSNRNRKGRLELLRHFNEKGFISILVNFDIPEHILRERVTESSRSTNIFRSASTFEEVLIRQQAESHKIDVTEPTEDEADYLFVIKTSDEVQFVIHEITNINQNL; translated from the coding sequence ATGAAAAGGATAGTAATTATTACAGTAGGGAAAACCCATAGTGGGAAAACAACATTTGCAAAGGCTTTAGAACAAGAGTTGAACAACTCAGTAGTGATTGACCAAGATAACCATGCTGAATTTATCAATACATATTATAAAAACTTATTACCAAAACAAGGGACTAATACTATTAAGTATGCCATCACTCAAACTATTGTAGATTATGCTGTTGAACAGACTAATTATCATCTCATTCTTTGCAACTCAAATCGTAATCGAAAAGGGCGTTTGGAACTTCTCAGACATTTTAATGAAAAAGGGTTTATAAGCATACTAGTTAATTTTGATATACCAGAACATATTCTTCGTGAACGAGTAACAGAAAGTAGCCGAAGTACAAATATATTTAGGAGTGCTTCTACTTTTGAGGAGGTACTTATTAGGCAACAAGCTGAGTCACATAAAATTGATGTGACAGAACCAACAGAAGATGAAGCAGATTATTTGTTTGTAATCAAAACCAGCGACGAAGTTCAGTTCGTTATTCATGAAATTACAAATATTAATCAAAATTTATGA
- a CDS encoding GNAT family N-acetyltransferase, producing MIMNEENLKIIKVIECEIDNELTENIQELLTESFQNMYPNNRIYFKQVPHFRFLAFNEEKHLLAQVGLDYRVMNLSGKLIKVLGIIDLCVSRESRTKGIASLLLSEIDKYCVKKDIDFLLLFADNKTLYLKNGYKSVKNKCKWLKIDDRNQTILGIGYEEISELMIKKIGMNEWTEGDLDFLGYLY from the coding sequence ATGATAATGAATGAAGAGAATTTGAAGATAATAAAGGTTATAGAGTGCGAAATTGATAATGAACTGACTGAAAATATTCAAGAGTTATTGACTGAGAGTTTTCAGAATATGTATCCAAATAATAGGATTTATTTTAAACAAGTGCCTCATTTTAGATTCTTAGCTTTTAACGAGGAGAAACACCTACTTGCACAGGTTGGGTTAGATTACCGAGTTATGAATCTTAGTGGAAAACTTATAAAAGTGCTTGGGATAATTGACTTATGTGTTTCACGAGAATCCCGAACAAAAGGAATAGCTTCACTATTACTATCAGAAATTGATAAATACTGTGTAAAGAAGGATATTGATTTTTTGCTTTTATTTGCCGACAATAAGACATTGTATTTAAAGAACGGCTACAAATCTGTTAAGAACAAATGTAAATGGTTGAAAATCGATGACAGAAATCAAACTATACTGGGCATAGGCTATGAAGAAATTAGTGAATTGATGATTAAGAAAATTGGTATGAATGAATGGACTGAAGGGGACTTAGATTTTCTAGGTTATCTCTATTAA